The following are encoded in a window of Kitasatospora fiedleri genomic DNA:
- the hpt gene encoding hypoxanthine phosphoribosyltransferase: MGADLAKVLISKDEIDAKLVELAARIDQDYAGRDLLLVGVLKGAVMVMADLARTLHSQVTMDWMAVSSYGMGTKSSGVVRILKDLDTDIAGKDVLIVEDIIDSGLTLSWLLGNLGSRGPASLKVCTLLRKPDAAKVEIDVEYVGFDIPNEFVVGYGLDYAEKLRNLPFIGTLAPHVYGG, translated from the coding sequence ATGGGCGCAGACCTCGCGAAGGTGCTCATCAGCAAGGACGAGATCGACGCCAAGCTGGTGGAGCTGGCCGCGCGGATCGACCAGGACTACGCGGGTAGGGACCTCCTGCTGGTGGGCGTCCTCAAGGGCGCCGTGATGGTGATGGCCGACCTGGCCCGGACGCTGCACAGCCAGGTCACCATGGACTGGATGGCCGTCTCCTCGTACGGGATGGGCACCAAGTCCTCCGGCGTGGTGCGCATCCTCAAGGACCTGGACACCGACATCGCCGGCAAGGACGTGCTGATCGTCGAGGACATCATCGACTCCGGTCTGACGCTGTCCTGGCTGCTCGGCAACCTGGGCTCGCGCGGCCCGGCCTCGCTCAAGGTCTGCACCCTGCTGCGCAAGCCGGACGCGGCCAAGGTGGAGATCGACGTCGAGTACGTCGGGTTCGACATCCCCAACGAGTTCGTGGTCGGCTACGGCCTGGACTACGCGGAGAAGCTGCGCAACCTGCCGTTCATCGGCACGCTCGCGCCCCACGTGTACGGCGGCTGA
- the ftsH gene encoding ATP-dependent zinc metalloprotease FtsH produces the protein MDVKRYFRAPIMWVVLAALAVFALMELVSDSSGYKTADTGQIVSAIDNNQVKSAQLTTGDSNLIKIQLQDGQKLKAGSNGKSPSGTRFQASYTGEQQAADLAKNLQDKYAGGQIADGYTVSPEKQSTIVSLLFSMLPIVIIVLVFLFLMNQMQGGGSRVMQFGKSKAKLLTKDTPKTTFADVAGADEAVEELHEIKEFLQEPAKFQAVGAKIPKGVLLYGPPGTGKTLLARAVAGEAGVPFYSISGSDFVEMFVGVGASRVRDLFEQAKANAPAIIFVDEIDAVGRHRGAGLGGGHDEREQTLNQLLVEMDGFDVKGGVILIAATNRPDILDPALLRPGRFDRQIAVDRPDLQGRLDILKVHQKGKPIAPDVDLSAVAKRTPGFTGADLSNVLNEAALLTARSEKKLIDNQTLDEAIDRVVAGPQKRSRIMSEKEKKITAYHEGGHALVAAACNYSDPVHKITILSRGRALGYTMVLPDEDKYSTTRNEMLDQLSYMLGGRAAEELVFHDPTTGASNDIEKATATARAMVTQYGMSERLGAIKFGTSDSEPFLGREMGHQRDYSEEVAGLVDEEVKKLIETAHNDAWEILVENRDVLDNLVLELLEKETLNKEQIAEIFTPVIKRPPRPAWTGSARRTPSTRPPVQSPKELALTNGAAPTAGDPVDIVKLPPVDGGQVES, from the coding sequence ATGGACGTCAAGCGATACTTCCGTGCGCCGATCATGTGGGTCGTGCTGGCCGCCCTCGCCGTGTTCGCGTTGATGGAGCTCGTCTCGGATTCGAGCGGCTACAAAACTGCGGACACCGGGCAGATCGTCAGCGCCATCGACAACAACCAGGTGAAGTCGGCGCAGCTCACCACCGGTGACTCGAACCTCATCAAGATCCAGCTGCAGGACGGCCAGAAGCTGAAGGCCGGCTCGAACGGCAAGTCGCCGTCCGGCACCCGCTTCCAGGCCTCCTACACCGGCGAGCAGCAGGCCGCCGATCTGGCCAAGAACCTCCAGGACAAGTACGCCGGCGGGCAGATCGCCGACGGTTACACGGTCAGCCCCGAGAAGCAGTCGACGATCGTCAGCCTGCTCTTCTCGATGCTCCCGATCGTGATCATCGTCCTGGTCTTCCTGTTCCTGATGAACCAGATGCAGGGCGGCGGCTCCCGGGTCATGCAGTTCGGCAAGTCCAAGGCCAAACTGCTCACCAAGGACACCCCGAAGACCACCTTCGCGGACGTCGCGGGCGCCGACGAGGCGGTCGAGGAGCTCCACGAGATCAAGGAGTTCCTCCAGGAACCGGCCAAGTTCCAGGCGGTCGGCGCCAAGATCCCCAAGGGCGTGCTGCTGTACGGCCCGCCCGGCACCGGCAAGACCCTGCTGGCCCGCGCCGTCGCGGGCGAGGCGGGCGTGCCGTTCTACTCGATCTCGGGCTCCGACTTCGTCGAGATGTTCGTCGGCGTCGGCGCCAGCCGGGTCCGCGACCTGTTCGAGCAGGCCAAGGCGAACGCCCCGGCGATCATCTTCGTCGACGAGATCGACGCCGTCGGCCGGCACCGCGGCGCGGGCCTCGGCGGCGGCCACGACGAGCGCGAGCAGACCCTCAACCAGCTGCTGGTCGAGATGGACGGCTTCGACGTCAAGGGCGGCGTCATCCTGATCGCCGCCACCAACCGCCCCGACATCCTGGACCCGGCGCTGCTGCGCCCCGGCCGCTTCGACCGGCAGATCGCCGTCGACCGCCCGGACCTCCAGGGCCGGCTGGACATCCTCAAGGTGCACCAGAAGGGCAAGCCGATCGCGCCGGACGTCGACCTCTCGGCCGTCGCCAAGCGCACCCCCGGCTTCACCGGCGCCGACCTGTCGAACGTGCTGAACGAGGCGGCGCTGCTCACCGCGCGCTCCGAGAAGAAGCTGATCGACAACCAGACGCTGGACGAGGCGATCGACCGCGTCGTGGCCGGTCCGCAGAAGCGCTCGCGGATCATGTCCGAGAAGGAGAAGAAGATCACCGCGTACCACGAGGGCGGCCACGCCCTGGTCGCGGCGGCCTGCAACTACTCCGATCCGGTGCACAAGATCACCATCCTGTCCCGGGGCCGCGCCCTGGGCTACACGATGGTGCTGCCGGACGAGGACAAGTACTCGACCACCCGCAACGAGATGCTCGACCAGCTGTCCTACATGCTGGGCGGCCGGGCGGCGGAGGAGCTGGTCTTCCACGACCCGACCACCGGCGCCTCGAACGACATCGAGAAGGCCACCGCCACCGCGCGGGCCATGGTCACCCAGTACGGCATGAGCGAGCGCTTGGGCGCGATCAAGTTCGGCACCTCCGACTCCGAGCCGTTCCTCGGCCGTGAGATGGGCCACCAGCGCGACTACTCGGAAGAGGTCGCCGGGCTGGTGGACGAGGAGGTCAAGAAGCTGATCGAGACCGCGCACAACGACGCCTGGGAGATCCTGGTCGAGAACCGGGACGTGCTGGACAACCTGGTGCTCGAACTGCTGGAGAAGGAGACGCTGAACAAGGAGCAGATCGCCGAGATCTTCACTCCGGTGATCAAGCGTCCCCCGCGTCCGGCCTGGACTGGGTCGGCCCGCCGCACCCCGTCCACCCGGCCGCCGGTGCAGTCGCCGAAGGAGCTGGCGCTGACCAACGGCGCCGCGCCGACCGCGGGTGACCCGGTCGACATCGTGAAGCTCCCGCCGGTCGACGGCGGCCAGGTCGAGAGCTGA
- the folE gene encoding GTP cyclohydrolase I FolE, whose product MIDPVTLDGGSPVREFDQKRAENAVRELLLAVGEDPDREGLLETPARVARAYREIFAGLWQQPEDVLTTTFDLGHDEMVLVKDIEVYSTCEHHLVPFRGVAHVGYIPSTSGKITGLSKLARLVDVYARRPQVQERLTSQVADALMRILEPRGAIVVFECEHMCMSMRGIRKPGAKTLTSAVRGQLRDPATRNEAMSLIIGGR is encoded by the coding sequence ATGATCGATCCGGTGACGCTCGACGGTGGGTCCCCCGTCCGCGAGTTCGACCAGAAGCGGGCCGAGAACGCCGTCCGCGAGCTGCTCCTCGCCGTCGGGGAGGACCCGGACCGCGAGGGCCTGCTGGAGACCCCGGCCCGGGTGGCCCGCGCCTACCGGGAGATATTCGCCGGCCTGTGGCAGCAGCCGGAGGACGTGCTGACCACCACCTTCGACCTCGGCCACGACGAGATGGTGCTGGTCAAGGACATCGAGGTGTACTCCACCTGCGAGCACCACCTGGTGCCGTTCCGCGGCGTCGCGCACGTCGGCTACATCCCGTCCACCAGCGGCAAGATCACCGGCCTGTCCAAGCTGGCCCGGCTGGTCGACGTGTACGCCCGCCGGCCGCAGGTGCAGGAGCGGTTGACCAGCCAGGTCGCCGACGCGCTGATGCGCATCCTGGAGCCGCGCGGCGCGATCGTGGTGTTCGAGTGCGAGCACATGTGCATGTCGATGCGCGGCATCCGCAAGCCCGGCGCCAAGACGCTCACCTCCGCCGTCCGCGGCCAGCTGCGCGACCCGGCCACCCGCAACGAGGCGATGAGCCTGATCATCGGCGGTCGCTGA
- a CDS encoding alpha/beta hydrolase has protein sequence MELTSRTLVYALTAAAAAALLGTLWLWPRLARQRPLPVLGRLALLTVTQLAVLGVLLLSVNNAYGFYSSWNDLLHPGAAALAPVGAQVPGAAPETGQLVRPTDEGGLETVKEVLPAGPPEEVGRVDSVRITGPASGLSDQVFVYLPPEYFNPRYVRERFPVLLALAGYPGPSLHLVEGLRLPRTAAELQRAGKLAPTVIVMARPTVAPPRNTECVDVPGGPKAETWFAEDVPAAVRSAYRVSRSADSWGVFGYSTGGSCALRLAMRHPGTFRTAAGMHADYTVPNDRWTDGDLFRGDQDAARRSDLTWRLKNLPAPRNDLLLVSTRAEADFAATERFLAAARQVSAAHPELKVDSIFLPDGGHSFETWRRELPATLEWLGDHLDPPPDREPHS, from the coding sequence ATGGAGCTGACCAGCCGGACGTTGGTGTACGCGCTGACCGCGGCGGCCGCGGCCGCCCTGCTCGGCACCCTGTGGCTGTGGCCCCGGCTGGCCCGGCAGCGCCCGCTGCCGGTGCTCGGCCGGCTCGCCCTGCTGACGGTCACCCAACTGGCCGTCCTGGGGGTGCTGCTGCTGTCGGTGAACAACGCCTACGGCTTCTACAGCTCCTGGAACGACCTGCTGCACCCCGGCGCCGCGGCGCTCGCGCCGGTCGGCGCGCAGGTGCCCGGGGCTGCGCCGGAGACCGGGCAGCTGGTGCGGCCCACCGACGAGGGCGGGCTGGAGACCGTCAAGGAGGTGCTGCCCGCCGGGCCGCCCGAGGAGGTCGGCCGGGTCGACTCGGTACGGATCACCGGCCCCGCCTCCGGCCTGTCCGACCAGGTCTTCGTCTACCTGCCGCCGGAGTACTTCAACCCGCGCTACGTCCGCGAGCGCTTCCCGGTGCTGCTCGCCCTGGCCGGCTACCCCGGGCCCTCGCTGCACCTGGTCGAGGGGCTGCGGCTGCCGCGGACCGCCGCCGAGCTGCAGCGCGCCGGGAAGCTGGCGCCGACCGTGATCGTGATGGCCCGCCCGACCGTGGCCCCGCCGCGCAACACCGAGTGCGTGGACGTCCCGGGCGGGCCGAAGGCGGAGACCTGGTTCGCCGAGGACGTCCCGGCGGCGGTCCGCTCCGCGTACCGGGTCAGCCGCTCGGCGGACTCCTGGGGCGTGTTCGGCTACTCCACCGGCGGGTCCTGCGCGCTGCGGCTGGCGATGCGGCACCCCGGCACGTTCCGGACCGCGGCCGGGATGCACGCCGACTACACCGTCCCGAACGACCGCTGGACGGACGGCGACCTGTTCCGCGGCGACCAGGACGCCGCCCGCCGGTCCGACCTGACCTGGCGGCTGAAGAACCTGCCCGCGCCGCGGAACGACCTGCTGCTGGTCTCCACCCGGGCCGAGGCCGACTTCGCGGCCACCGAGCGGTTCCTGGCCGCGGCCCGGCAGGTGTCCGCGGCTCACCCCGAGCTGAAGGTGGACTCGATCTTCCTGCCCGACGGCGGGCACTCCTTCGAGACCTGGCGGCGCGAGCTGCCCGCCACCCTGGAGTGGCTGGGCGACCATCTCGACCCGCCGCCGGACCGCGAGCCGCACTCCTGA
- the folP gene encoding dihydropteroate synthase has protein sequence MGRMSENVPGLPVLERCAVMGVVNVTPDSFSDGGLWLDPARAVAHGLDLVARGADLVDVGGESTRPGAVRVTEAEELRRVVPVVAELARAGAVVSVDTMRAGVAAAALAAGARLVNDVSGGLADPEMAGVVAGTGAPFVVMHWRGQSADMDSRAVYGDVVADVVRELTVRVEELLAAGVKEEQLILDPGLGFAKTGAHNWALLGRLDALTALGRPVLVAASRKRFLGTLLANPETGELRPARQRDDATAAVSVLAARAGAWAVRVHDVSGTADAVRVVAAWEQAAQRG, from the coding sequence ATGGGACGCATGAGCGAGAACGTCCCCGGTCTGCCCGTCCTTGAGCGCTGCGCGGTGATGGGGGTGGTCAACGTCACGCCGGACTCGTTCTCGGACGGGGGGCTGTGGCTGGACCCGGCGCGGGCGGTGGCGCACGGGCTGGACCTGGTGGCGCGCGGGGCGGACCTGGTGGACGTGGGCGGGGAGTCGACCCGGCCGGGCGCGGTGCGGGTGACCGAGGCGGAGGAGCTGCGCCGGGTGGTGCCGGTGGTCGCCGAGCTGGCCCGGGCCGGGGCGGTGGTCTCGGTGGACACCATGCGGGCGGGCGTCGCCGCGGCGGCCCTCGCGGCGGGCGCCCGGCTGGTCAACGACGTGTCCGGCGGGCTCGCCGACCCGGAGATGGCCGGGGTGGTGGCCGGCACCGGCGCGCCGTTCGTGGTGATGCACTGGCGCGGCCAGTCCGCGGACATGGACTCCCGCGCGGTGTACGGCGACGTGGTCGCGGACGTGGTGCGCGAGCTGACCGTCCGGGTGGAGGAACTGCTGGCCGCGGGGGTGAAGGAGGAGCAGCTGATCCTCGACCCGGGCCTGGGGTTCGCCAAGACCGGCGCCCACAACTGGGCCCTGCTGGGCCGGCTGGACGCGCTGACGGCGCTGGGACGGCCGGTGCTGGTGGCGGCTTCGCGCAAGCGCTTCCTGGGTACGCTGCTGGCCAACCCGGAAACCGGGGAGCTGCGCCCGGCGCGGCAGCGGGACGACGCCACGGCGGCGGTCTCGGTGCTGGCGGCGAGGGCGGGCGCCTGGGCGGTGCGGGTGCATGACGTGTCCGGCACGGCTGACGCCGTACGAGTCGTCGCGGCCTGGGAGCAGGCGGCGCAGAGGGGGTAG
- a CDS encoding nuclear transport factor 2 family protein, translated as MADAVSGGNDRAAAPEADGEAVLAVNQALYEALENGDLEAVETIWLGPDEADDKSGVFCVHPGWPALIGRAQVTRSYMLIMANTEYIQFFLTDVEVDVQGDVALVTCTENILSGGEPEEEGELGPLVGGKVVSTNLFRRTPAGWKLWSHHGSPVLTSGDDEDDEDE; from the coding sequence GTGGCGGATGCAGTGAGTGGCGGCAACGACCGGGCGGCGGCGCCGGAGGCGGACGGGGAAGCGGTCCTGGCGGTCAACCAGGCGCTGTACGAGGCGCTGGAGAACGGCGACCTGGAGGCCGTCGAGACGATCTGGCTGGGGCCGGACGAGGCGGACGACAAGAGCGGGGTGTTCTGCGTCCACCCGGGGTGGCCGGCGCTGATCGGCCGGGCCCAGGTGACCCGCTCGTACATGCTGATCATGGCGAACACCGAGTACATCCAGTTCTTCCTGACCGACGTCGAGGTGGACGTGCAGGGCGACGTGGCCCTGGTGACCTGCACGGAGAACATCCTGTCCGGCGGCGAGCCGGAGGAGGAGGGCGAGCTGGGGCCGCTGGTGGGCGGCAAGGTGGTGTCGACGAACCTGTTCCGGCGGACGCCGGCGGGCTGGAAGCTGTGGTCGCACCACGGGTCGCCGGTGCTCACCAGCGGGGACGACGAGGACGACGAGGACGAGTAG
- the folB gene encoding dihydroneopterin aldolase yields the protein MDRVTLRGLRARGHHGVFERERVEGQTFVVDLTLFLDTRPAAAGDDLTRTAHYGVIAEEVTAVIAGDPVDLIETLAQRIADQCLRHEVVEEVEVTVHKPDAPITVPFDDVTITIRRGRA from the coding sequence CTGGACCGCGTCACCCTGCGCGGGCTCCGTGCCCGGGGCCACCACGGCGTCTTCGAACGGGAGCGGGTCGAGGGGCAGACCTTCGTGGTCGACCTGACGCTGTTCCTCGACACCCGGCCGGCCGCCGCGGGCGACGACCTGACCCGCACCGCCCACTACGGCGTGATCGCGGAGGAGGTCACCGCGGTGATCGCGGGCGACCCGGTCGACCTGATCGAGACGCTGGCCCAGCGGATCGCCGACCAGTGCCTGCGCCACGAGGTGGTCGAGGAGGTCGAGGTCACCGTGCACAAGCCGGACGCCCCGATCACCGTCCCGTTCGACGACGTCACCATCACGATCCGCCGGGGCCGCGCCTGA
- the folK gene encoding 2-amino-4-hydroxy-6-hydroxymethyldihydropteridine diphosphokinase has product MATTDPTATPTTFDLQGRVDRVESTLHDSRTAAVALGSNLGNRLETLQGAVDALADTPGVRVTALSAVYETEAVGGPEDQPSYFNAVAVLRTSLPPRDLLERANAVEDAFGRVRTVRWGPRTLDVDVLAYEGVTSDDPHLTLPHPRAHERAFVLAPWQDADPAAEVPGRGPVAELLAGLGGARAQGVRLRADLQLRLPE; this is encoded by the coding sequence TTGGCCACGACCGACCCGACCGCCACGCCGACCACGTTCGACCTGCAGGGCAGGGTGGACCGCGTGGAGTCCACCCTGCACGACTCCCGCACCGCCGCCGTCGCCCTCGGCAGCAACCTGGGCAACCGCCTGGAGACCCTCCAGGGCGCCGTCGACGCGCTGGCGGACACCCCGGGGGTGCGGGTGACCGCACTGTCCGCGGTGTACGAGACGGAGGCCGTCGGCGGCCCCGAGGACCAGCCGAGCTACTTCAACGCCGTCGCCGTGCTGCGCACCTCGCTGCCCCCGCGGGACCTGCTGGAGCGGGCCAACGCGGTGGAGGACGCGTTCGGCCGGGTCCGCACCGTCCGCTGGGGCCCGCGCACCCTGGACGTCGACGTGCTCGCCTACGAGGGCGTCACCAGCGACGACCCGCACCTGACGCTGCCCCACCCGCGGGCGCACGAGCGGGCGTTCGTGCTGGCGCCCTGGCAGGACGCCGACCCGGCGGCCGAGGTACCGGGCCGCGGCCCGGTCGCCGAGCTGCTGGCGGGCCTGGGCGGGGCCAGGGCGCAGGGCGTGCGGCTCCGCGCCGACCTGCAGCTGCGGCTGCCCGAGTAG
- a CDS encoding DUF3180 domain-containing protein has product MKPLRLRLLLGITAITGLLSWGGARLWDSLDTLPGVPAYAPYVLAAVAVVLLAAALSLRSRLKAVRERQPGAKGVDPLHAARALVLGQASALVSAVVTGIYAGVGVFLLGSLDVAARRTQAATALFAVLAGAAVIAVALWLQHICKLPDDHDDPEHPRGTAASPR; this is encoded by the coding sequence GTGAAGCCGCTCCGTCTCCGTCTGCTGCTCGGCATCACCGCGATCACCGGGCTGCTGTCCTGGGGAGGCGCCCGGCTGTGGGACTCGCTGGACACGCTGCCCGGGGTGCCCGCCTACGCGCCGTACGTGCTGGCGGCGGTCGCCGTGGTGCTGCTGGCCGCGGCGCTCTCGCTGCGCTCGCGGCTCAAGGCGGTGCGCGAGCGGCAGCCCGGCGCCAAGGGCGTCGACCCGCTGCACGCGGCCCGGGCGCTGGTGCTGGGACAGGCCAGCGCGCTGGTGTCGGCGGTGGTGACCGGGATCTACGCGGGCGTCGGGGTGTTCCTGCTCGGCTCGCTGGACGTCGCGGCCCGCCGGACGCAGGCGGCCACCGCGCTGTTCGCGGTGCTCGCCGGGGCGGCGGTGATCGCGGTGGCGCTGTGGCTGCAGCACATCTGCAAGCTGCCCGACGACCACGACGACCCCGAGCACCCGCGCGGGACGGCCGCCTCTCCGCGCTGA
- a CDS encoding TerD family protein translates to MPVSLSKGGNVSLTKEAPGLTAVTVGLGWDVRTTTGAEFDLDASAIVLNGEGKVYSDRHFVFFNNTSTPDSSVVHTGDNRTGEGAGDDESININLAALPADVTKIVFPVTIYDGINRGQSFGQVRNAYIRVLNQAGGAEIARYDLSEDAATETAMIFGELYRNGAEWKFRAIGQGYASGLVGIAQDFGVNV, encoded by the coding sequence ATGCCCGTGAGCCTCTCCAAGGGTGGCAACGTCTCGCTGACCAAGGAGGCCCCCGGCCTGACCGCGGTCACCGTCGGCCTCGGCTGGGACGTGCGCACCACCACCGGCGCCGAGTTCGACCTGGACGCCAGCGCGATCGTCCTGAACGGCGAAGGCAAGGTCTACTCGGACCGGCACTTCGTGTTCTTCAACAACACCAGCACCCCGGACAGCAGCGTCGTGCACACCGGCGACAACCGCACCGGCGAGGGCGCGGGCGACGACGAGTCGATCAACATCAACCTGGCCGCGCTGCCCGCCGACGTCACCAAGATCGTCTTCCCGGTGACCATCTACGACGGCATCAACCGCGGCCAGAGCTTCGGCCAGGTCCGCAACGCCTACATTCGGGTGCTCAACCAGGCCGGCGGCGCCGAGATCGCCCGCTACGACCTCTCCGAGGACGCCGCCACCGAGACCGCGATGATCTTCGGCGAGCTGTACCGCAACGGTGCCGAGTGGAAGTTCCGCGCCATCGGCCAGGGCTACGCCTCCGGCCTGGTCGGCATCGCCCAGGACTTCGGCGTCAACGTCTGA
- the arfB gene encoding alternative ribosome rescue aminoacyl-tRNA hydrolase ArfB gives MTEPVRVRGSVVVPDAELVWRFSRSSGPGGQHVNTSDSRVELRWDLASSDALPAVWKERALERLASRLVDGVLVVRASEHRSQWRNREVAAARLAALLGEATAPPPKARRATKPSRGMVERRLETKRHRSGLKQGRGRIRPE, from the coding sequence ATGACTGAGCCCGTGCGCGTACGGGGCTCGGTGGTCGTCCCCGACGCCGAGCTCGTCTGGCGCTTCTCGCGGTCCTCCGGCCCCGGCGGACAGCACGTGAACACCTCCGACTCCCGGGTCGAGCTGCGCTGGGACCTCGCCTCCTCCGACGCGCTGCCGGCGGTGTGGAAGGAGCGCGCCCTGGAGCGGCTGGCCTCCCGGCTGGTGGACGGGGTGCTGGTGGTCCGGGCCTCCGAGCACCGCTCGCAGTGGCGCAACCGGGAGGTGGCCGCGGCCCGGCTGGCCGCGCTGCTGGGGGAGGCCACCGCGCCGCCGCCGAAGGCCCGGCGGGCCACCAAGCCCAGCCGGGGCATGGTCGAGCGGCGGCTGGAGACCAAGCGGCACCGCTCGGGGCTCAAGCAGGGCCGGGGCCGCATCCGCCCGGAGTGA
- a CDS encoding flavin reductase family protein → MYSSPQSPAAPAAPAPAAAGATPEEFRAALGQLAAGVSLLTVHDPEDDEDAGMTATSFLSVSLEPPLVLVSLRTDSRMDELLARAETWAVSLLGEEHRALASRFAMKGRLSDRLLFGDAAWHRGPHAGAPLIDGALATVECRTEQRIAAGDHTLVLGRVLAAEVPAPAGRPLLYLRGGYRQLG, encoded by the coding sequence GTGTACAGCTCTCCGCAGTCCCCCGCCGCCCCCGCCGCCCCCGCCCCCGCGGCGGCCGGCGCCACCCCCGAGGAGTTCCGGGCCGCCCTCGGCCAACTCGCCGCGGGCGTCTCGCTGCTGACCGTGCACGACCCCGAGGACGACGAGGACGCGGGGATGACCGCGACCTCGTTCCTGTCGGTGTCGCTGGAGCCGCCGCTGGTGCTGGTCTCGCTCCGCACCGACTCCCGGATGGACGAGCTGCTGGCCCGGGCCGAGACCTGGGCGGTGTCGCTGCTCGGCGAGGAGCACCGCGCGCTCGCCTCCCGGTTCGCCATGAAGGGGCGGCTCAGCGACCGGCTGCTGTTCGGCGACGCCGCCTGGCACCGCGGCCCGCACGCGGGCGCCCCGCTGATCGACGGAGCGCTGGCCACCGTGGAGTGCCGCACCGAGCAGCGGATCGCGGCCGGCGACCACACCCTGGTGCTCGGCCGCGTCCTGGCCGCCGAGGTGCCGGCCCCGGCCGGACGGCCGCTGCTGTACCTGCGCGGCGGCTACCGGCAGCTGGGCTGA